A genome region from Cryomorphaceae bacterium includes the following:
- a CDS encoding TraR/DksA family transcriptional regulator, with protein MTTDEIKQKIKTEISRTEDLIAEYQELTKPVAPDVAIGRISRMDAINNKAVTESALRQAQERLKMLQYAFSKVGSDDFGYCMKCKRQIPVGRILIKPESAFCVNCAS; from the coding sequence ATGACAACTGATGAAATAAAACAGAAGATTAAAACCGAAATTTCAAGGACGGAAGATCTCATCGCTGAATACCAGGAATTGACCAAACCGGTGGCTCCGGATGTTGCAATTGGCCGTATTTCGAGAATGGACGCTATTAACAATAAAGCCGTTACGGAATCGGCATTAAGACAAGCTCAGGAAAGACTGAAAATGCTTCAGTATGCCTTTTCTAAAGTGGGCAGTGATGACTTTGGATATTGCATGAAGTGTAAAAGGCAAATTCCCGTTGGCCGCATCTTAATCAAACCCGAAAGTGCCTTTTGCGTGAATTGTGCCAGTTAA